The Fusarium musae strain F31 chromosome 10, whole genome shotgun sequence genome window below encodes:
- a CDS encoding hypothetical protein (EggNog:ENOG41), producing the protein MGCFSRFSGWKLTAVYLTILVSTLTTLLFVTLFVSLFGLKRDDGDDVMTSGRDAGDALGQSVLYKGNCDTTAKANLWIHLLINIVSTGILASSNFFMQGLVAPTRAEVDAAHRSGHWLEIGVQSLKNFRFLGWRKILFWSLFSMSSVPLHLVFNGCVLESKGTNGFTVMIGSPELVQGGWKGLPSITQAYYDRLNYSDRSQGNGNPESLEKLKPINDSFVVNQTDGNWVEMYLPDCIHRYNNPQQALTHWRHLMMIIYDFDDIYRNETVGWKRADVLLNTTNTADLNVTNPLWTVDAFTRTGRTSEGSGSTNQYLSNPEPSYLVSTPPDEYGYTQPGSRSYMNVYGTWDMQGTRNIFDPQSGAIITDPRVFKTKYRVMQVDRCYSEKYEAPCRLSIANSLLLIVCIMCLFKTVLCLLVLKLRVWGDENPLMTPGDAIASFISRPDEETRGICTLTMDDLRKTAKPTPTRLGEMNQNYKWLQGPRQWQNNSPRRFGKAVPRNIWVLSSLLIGSSLIVASVMLSIAINGQSLSDSKFMHAPQNEDVKNNDLDNLPLISLTMVANTPQLILSICYLAYNGLFTRMLAEFEWSKYSIAFRSLRVTEPRGSQNATYRLQLPYRFSIPLIIISIGLHWIYSNCIYVSNYEAYAPGYPYKRDVTVGLQFSSKAILVGLLVSIGVAITPLFLAFVKLPGVMVIAGANSAVISAACHYPSTKLKSLSRATSKMSMRSNEYDSMSARLIGDEEVEELRDVSRRKIKWGRMSMGKSDESSVGHLGFGTEELDIEKPVEGEYYSGVRDVYDEGLRRMRVL; encoded by the exons ATGGGCTGCTTTAGTCGCTTTTCGGGATGGAAGCTCACAGCCGTGTACCTCACCATTCTCGTGAGTACGCTCACGACGCTCCTCTTTGTCACGCTCTTCGTGTCGCTGTTTGGCCTGAAGCGTGACGATGGAGACGATGTGATGACCAGTGGGAGGGATGCTGGTGATGCGTTGGGACAGAGTGTTTTGTACAAGGGGAACTGCGATACCACTGCGAAAGCGAACTTGTGGATTCATTTGCTCATCAATATTGTGAGTACGGGTATTCTGGCGTCGTCCAACTTTTTCATGCAAGGCCTTGTTGCGCCGACGAGAGCTGAAGTCGACGCTGCGCATCGTTCGGGTCATTGGCTAGAGATTGGCGTTCAATCACTCAAAAACTTTCGTTTTCTGGGCTGGCGAAAAATCCTCTTCTGGTCTCTCTTTTCCATGAGCTCTGTCCCGCTtcatctcgtcttcaacGGTTGCGTCCTCGAGAGTAAAGGCACAAATGGCTTCACAGTCATGATCGGCTCTCCGGAACTCGTCCAAGGAGGCTGGAAGGGACTTCCCTCAATCACCCAGGCCTACTACGATAGACTGAACTACAGTGATCGATCACAGGGCAACGGCAACCCCGAATCTCTCGAGAAGCTAAAGCCCATCAATGACTCTTTCGTGGTTAACCAGACAGATGGAAATTGGGTTGAGATGTATCTGCCCGACTGTATCCATCGATACAACAACCCGCAACAAGCCTTGACACACTGGCGAcatttgatgatgataatttACGACTTTGACGATATATACCGAAATGAAACAGTTGGTTGGAAACGAGCTGATGTACTCCTGAACACGACAAACACTGCCGATCTCAACGTCACCAATCCTCTCTGGACAGTGGACGCATTTACACGCACCGGAAGGACATCTGAGGGCAGCGGTAGTACGAACCAGTACCTGTCAAATCCCGAGCCCAGTTATCTGGTATCCACTCCACCAGATGAATATGGCTACACTCAGCCAGGCTCACGCTCTTACATGAACGTTTACGGAACGTGGGATATGCAGGGTACGCGCAATATCTTTGATCCTCAATCCGGTGCCATCATCACAGACCCAAGGGTTTTCAAGACCAAGTATCGTGTGATGCAGGTTGATCGGTGTTACTCGGAAAAGTACGAGGCGCCGTGTCGATTAAGCATAGCGAACAGTCTCTTGCTCATTGTCTGCATCATGTGTCTCTTCAAGACCGTGCTGTGTCTTTTGGTCCTGAAACTTCGTGTTTGGGGGGATGAGAATCCGCTTATGACGCCGGGAGATGCGATTGCGTCGTTTATTTCGAGGCCGGATGAGGAGACAAGGGGCATCTGTACGTTGACGATGGATGATCTGAGAAAGACAGCAAAACCGACGCCGACGAGGTTGGGTGAGATGAATCAGAATTATAAATGGCTTCAGGGACCGAGGCAGTGGCAGAATAACTCACCACGAAGATTTGGAAAGGCCGTTCCCCGAAACATCTGGGTGCTGTCATCTCTGCTCATTGGAAGCTCCCTCATCGTGGCCTCAGTCATGCTAAGTATCGCCATCAATGGTCAATCTCT GAGCGATTCCAAATTCATGCACGCGCCGCAGAACGAAGACGTGAAGAACAACGATCTAGATAACTTGCCTCTTATCTCACTCACCATGGTTGCCAACACGCCGCAACTTATCCTCTCCATCTGCTACCTGGCGTACAACGGCCTCTTCACACGCATGTTAGCGGAGTTTGAGTGGTCAAAGTACAGTATTGCGTTTCGTTCCCTGCGCGTCACTGAACCGCGCGGGTCGCAGAACGCGACGTATCGACTTCAGCTTCCTTATCGGTTCTCGATCCCTTTGATCATTATTAGTATTGGGCTCCACTGGATCTACTCCAACTGTATTTACGTGAGCAATTACGAAG CATACGCCCCAGGATATCCGTATAAACGAGACGTCACAGTCGGTCTCCAGTTCTCATCCAAGGCTATCTTGGTCGGTCTCCTGGTATCGATCGGAGTCGCCATCACGCCACTCTTCCTCGCCTTTGTAAAACTACCAGGCGTGATGGTTATCGCAGGCGCAAACTCGGCAGTTATATCAGCAGCCTGCCACTACCCCTCTACAAAACTCAAATCCCTTAGCCGTGCAACGTCAAAGATGAGCATGAGGAGCAACGAGTACGACAGCATGAGCGCTCGGCTGATAGGCGAcgaagaggttgaagaactcaGGGACGTGTCGAGGCGAAAGATCAAATGGGGGAGGATGTCGATGGGCAAGAGTGATGAGAGCTCAGTCGGACATCTCGGCTTCGGTACGGAGGAGCTTGATATCGAGAAGCCAGTAGAAGGAGAGTATTACAGTGGCGTGAGAGATGTCTATGACGAAGGATTGAGGAGAATGCGGGTGTTGTAA
- a CDS encoding hypothetical protein (EggNog:ENOG41) — MTISEKETNPESPSSKADIYPADEKRGLPQDDKHMHDIEIMSSDKVKQPLETAEDIVTHVIQVDDDPTMNPWTIRMFAVGIGLSAFGAVLQEIMYFKPQVVYVSVMFLTVLAETLGTGLAHIIPRWGRIGRLLNPGPWNRKEHTAAVLMASAASVSALSTEALTVQKLWYGGYPSVAAGIFITLSSQLIGYGVAGMMRSVLLYPTKMLYPANLPITTVMETLHKPKSETRKRFQVFWIVFVAIFCWEWFPEYIFPLLSAVSVFCLADRHNPVFTNLFGGSQGNEGMGFLSICFDWNYIAGFGSPLWMPLQTLFNSYLGYIGGIALSMGLYYGNYWRAKDFPFMAQLLYDGASNTTSHIPYNETAIMNPDFTVNNDLVDQQGLPYLTATYINYLITSNAGLTATIVHMLLWNYAEVSLGWNWITLAKVKQLLRPQTYKFWQQTGTRSEEEKQKLRDDPSIDPHYKLMLDYDEVPNSWYFVILLASVIVGLSCLYAMKSTLPWWGFILAILFLVVIMVFFGAQYAITGFGFNLQPIFQMLAGYMFPGRPLANMYFTSYTYNAFSQGTLLLRDLKLAQQNKLSPKATFTTQVIGCIMGALLNYVMMISIVDNQATILMSAEGTNVWSGAQVQQFNTLAIAWSIAPKMFSIGARYEWVTIAYLIGFAAPLPFYFGHKFFPHIRIFSYLNIPIILWYLGYLFVGLNASVTSYFILGAFGQFYLRRYRPEWFVKWNYLISAALDGGTQVMVFIATFAVFGGSGKAVAFPAWAGNKVDNYDYCAFNANS, encoded by the exons ATGACTATCTCTGAGAAGGAGACCAACCCGGAGAGCCCTTCTTCCAAGGCGGATATCTAtcctgctgatgagaagaggggTCTTCCTCAGGATGACAAGCATATGCACGATATTGAGATCATGTCGTCTGACAAGGTGAAGCAGCCTCTTGAGACTGCTGAGGATATCGTCACACATGTTATTCAGGTCGATGATGACCCTACCATGAACCCATGGACGATTCGCATGTTTGCCGTTG GTATTGGACTGTCGGCCTTTGGTGCTGTCCTCCAAGAAATCATGTACTTCAAGCCCCAAGTCGTCTACGTCTCCGTCATGTTCTTGACCGTCCTCGCTGAAACGCTCGGTACCGGTCTCGCGCACATCATCCCACGCTGGGGTCGAATCGGTCGTCTTCTCAACCCCGGCCCCTGGAACCGAAAGGAACATACCGCCGCCGTCCTCATGGCATCAGCCGCTTCAGTCTCAGCCTTGTCTACCGAGGCCTTGACTGTCCAGAAGCTCTGGTATGGCGGATACCCCTCCGTGGCAGCCGGTATCTTCATCACCCTGTCGTCTCAGCTCATCGGATATGGTGTCGCTGGTATGATGAGGAGTGTTCTGCTTTACCCCACCAAGATGTTGTACCCTGCCAACCTTCCCATCACCACTGTCATGGAGACTCTGCATAAGCCCAAGTCAGAGACCAGGAAGAGATTCCAGGTCTTTTGGATTGTCTTTGTTGCCATCTTCTGCTGGGAGTGGTTCCCTGAG TACAtcttccctctcctctctgcTGTCTCCGTCTTCTGTCTCGCCGACCGCCACAACCCCGTCTTCACAAACCTCTTTGGTGGCTCCCAAGGTAACGAGGGAATGGGCTTCCTGAGCATCTGCTTCGATTGGAACTACATCGCTGGCTTCGGCTCACCTCTCTGGATGCCCCTTCAGACACTCTTCAACAGTTATCTCGGCTACATCGGTGGTATCGCTCTATCTATGGGCCTCTACTATGGAAACTACTGGCGCGCAAAGGACTTCCCCTTCATGGCTCAGCTCCTCTACGATGGAGCTTCCAACACTACTTCCCATATTCCTTACAACGAGACTGCCATCATGAACCCCGACTTCACCGTCAACAACGATCTCGTCGACCAGCAAGGTCTTCCTTACTTGACTGCTACCTACATCAACTATCTCATCACCTCCAACGCTGGTCTCACTGCCACAATCGTGCACATGCTTCTCTGGAACTATGCCGAAGTCAGCCTGGGATGGAACTGGATCACACTCGCCAAGGTGAAGCAGCTTCTCCGTCCTCAAACATACAAGTTCTGGCAGCAGACCGGTACCCgcagcgaggaagagaagcagaagctccGCGACGACCCTAGCATCGATCCTCATTACAAGCTCATGCTCGACTACGATGAGGTTCCCAACAGTTGGTACTTCGTCATCCTTCTCGCCAGTGTTATCGTTGGATTGTCTTGCTTGTATGCCATGAAGTCGACTCTCCCGTGGTGGGGCTTTATCTTGGCTATCCTCTTCCTTGTAGTCATAATGGTTTTCTTTGGCGCTCAATATGCCATCACTGGTTTTGGTTTCAACCTTCAGCCCATCTTCCAGATGTTGGCTGGCTACATGTTCCCTGGTCGCCCTCTTG CCAACATGTACTTTACTTCGTACACCTACAACGCTTTCAGCCAGGGCACCCTCCTCCTTCGTGACCTGAAGCTCGCCCAGCAAAACAAGCTCTCTCCCAAAGCTACTTTCACTACTCAGGTTATTGGTTGCATTATGGGTGCCCTTCTCAACTATGTCATGATGATCAG CATCGTCGACAACCAGGCTACCATCCTCATGTCAGCCGAAGGTACCAACGTTTGGAGTGGAGCGCAAGTCCAGCAGTTCAATACCCTCGCCATCGCCTGGTCCATCGCTCCAAAGATGTTCTCCATCGGTGCTCGCTACGAATGGGTCACCATCGCCTACCTCATCGGCTTTGCCGCTCCTCTCCCCTTCTACTTCGGTCACAAGTTCTTCCCCCACATCCGAATCTTCTCCTACCTCAACATCCCCATCATCCTCTGGTACCTCGGTTACCTCTTCGTCGGCCTCAACGCCTCAGTCACCAGCTACTTCATCCTAGGTGCCTTTGGTCAGTTTTACCTTCGACGATACCGCCCTGAATGGTTCGTTAAGTGGAACTACCTGATCTCTGCCGCTCTTGATGGTGGTACTCAGGTCATGGTCTTCATTGCGACTTTTGCTGTCTTTGGTGGCTCTGGAAAGGCGGTTGCCTTTCCAGCCTGGGCAGGAAACAAGGTTGACAACTACGACTACTGCGCTTTCAATGCGAACAGTTAG
- the GRA1 gene encoding Nonribosomal peptide synthetase gra1, translated as MQPNRLQELDGQPSDPNIILPVVAVGELMIEGNTLTRGYLDSESAQEAFITDPKFLDHLAPKATGSRVDTTGDLARYNADGIVEFVGRKDRQVKFRGRRT; from the exons ATGCAACCTAATCG GCTACAGGAGCTGGATGGTCAGCCCAGTGACCCCAATATTATCCTCCCAGTTGTAGCGGTGGGTGAACTCATGATCGAGGGCAATACTCTGACACGAGGCTACTTAGACTCAGAATCTGCCCAGGAAGCCTTTATTACGGATCCCAAGTTCTTAGACCACCTGGCTCCTAAAGCAACAGGCTCTCGAGTCGATACGACCGGTGACCTAGCACGTTACAACGCCGACGGCATCGTCGAGTTTGTCGGCCGTAAAGACAGGCAAGTCAAGTTTCGTGGTCGTCGGACCTAG